The proteins below are encoded in one region of Rhododendron vialii isolate Sample 1 chromosome 7a, ASM3025357v1:
- the LOC131332965 gene encoding uncharacterized protein LOC131332965: MRRAAVGICNIHHDMYMCKEPCRTSALTGQAWVTELEEGNPKRIYQSFRMSKMNFFSLVYQLEHNYGLQVSERISVAEQVAIFLCIMGQRANNRNAQERFQHSGETISRQFHNVLNALNAMTIDWVRPWPQQGVHSKIANNPRYYPHFKDCIGAIDGTHIKVHPPTDDPIQKWIGRKGYPTQNIMAVCDFDMCFTFVLSGWEGSAHDTRIFYDCIRNPALNFPTPQGDAGYPNTRGYLAPYRGCRYHPPEWHDGGAPRTNFERFNKIHSSLRCTIERTYGVWKARWPLICDMPVGFTMTTQVALVSATMAIHNFMRRNNFPDIPFGFYDRRPNFLPSDRGVETTAPNGNHGSRVQRDDRNMDTVRASMRDFIVENNIR, encoded by the exons ATGAGACGAGCTGCTGTTGGGATATGTAACATCCACCATGATATGTACATGTGCAAGGAACCGTGTCGTACCTCCGCCTTAACTGGTCAAGCTTGGGTCACCGAGCTAGAAGAGGGAAACCCAAAGCGTATATATCAATCATTTCGTATGAGTAAGATGAATTTCTTTTCACTTGTTTACCAACTTGAGCATAATTATGGGTTGCAAGTATCCGAGCGAATCTCGGTTGCTGAGCAAGTAGCTATCTTTCTCTGTATAATGGGCCAACGAGCTAATAATAGAAATGCCCAAGAACGTTTTCAACATTCGGGGGAGACTATATCAAGGCAGTTTCATAATGTGCTAAACGCCCTTAATGCCATGACTATCGATTGGGTTAGACCATGGCCTCAACAAGGAGTGCATAGCAAAATAGCTAACAATCCAAGATATTATCCACATTTCAAG GACTGCATTGGGGCTATTGATGGCACTCACATAAAAGTCCACCCACCTACGGATGACCCTATACAGAAATGGATTGGTCGGAAAGGATATCCAACACAAAATATTATGGCCGTATGTGACTTTGATATGTGCTTCACGTTTGTGTTATCGGGATGGGAAGGAAGTGCGCACGACACAAGAATTTTTTATGATTGTATAAGGAATCCTGCGTTAAATTTTCCAACACCACAAGGAG ATGCCGGGTACCCAAACACTCGTGGTTATCTAGCACCATACAGAGGTTGTAGATATCACCCTCCTGAATGGCATGACGGAGGCGCACCAAGGACAAACTTTGAAAGGTTTAACAAAATACACTCCTCTCTTCGGTGCACCATTGAAAGGACATATGGCGTTTGGAAAGCTCGTTGGCCTCTGATTTGTGACATGCCTGTTGGCTTCACAATGACAACACAAGTAGCTCTTGTGTCCGCAACGATGGCAATTCATAATTTTATGAGAAGGAACAACTTTCCTGACATTCCTTTTGGTTTCTATGATAGGCGACCAAATTTCTTGCCTTCAGATCGAGGAGTAGAAACTACAGCACCTAATGGCAACCATGGCAGTAGGGTCCAACGTGATGATCGTAACATGGACACTGTAAGGGCATCTATGCGAGATTTCATTGTGGAAAACAATATACGTTAG